Proteins encoded within one genomic window of Acidiferrobacter thiooxydans:
- a CDS encoding nitronate monooxygenase, with translation MKCVNDFRLHLAGHELVPLIVGGMGVDISAARLALEAARLGGIGHISDAMVPTVSDRRFKTKYVAEKLRKYKHNVLNNDKAEVQFDLARLAEATALHVGRTMEAKKGPGLIFINCMEKLTMNAPRETLRVRLMAALDAGIDGITLGAGLHLGSLALIEDHPRFRDAQLGIIVSSLRALLLFLRKNARLGRLPDYIVVEGPLAGGHLGFGMDWAQYDLKTIVAEILQYLAQQGLDIPVIPAGGIFTGSDATEFLESGASAVQVATRFTVTNECGLPEKIKQEYLHAREDDIEVNLVSPTGYPMRMLKSSPGIGAAIRPNCEAYGYLLDSSGHCAYIDAYEREREARGIDTVFSVKDKTCLCTHMRNFAIWTCGHYTYRLKDTTHLLADGSYALLSAEHVFHDYQYSKEHEIRLPESSSPLEVGPVRRMR, from the coding sequence ATGAAATGCGTAAACGACTTCCGCCTCCATCTTGCCGGACATGAACTGGTACCTCTCATCGTCGGCGGCATGGGCGTCGACATATCGGCCGCGCGTTTGGCGCTTGAGGCGGCGCGACTGGGCGGGATCGGGCATATCTCGGACGCCATGGTTCCTACCGTGTCCGACCGCCGATTCAAGACCAAGTACGTCGCTGAAAAACTCCGGAAATATAAACACAATGTGTTGAACAACGACAAGGCCGAGGTGCAGTTCGATCTCGCGCGTCTTGCGGAGGCCACCGCACTGCATGTCGGCCGTACCATGGAGGCCAAAAAGGGCCCGGGGCTCATCTTCATAAACTGTATGGAGAAGCTCACCATGAATGCGCCGCGCGAGACCTTGCGCGTCCGGCTTATGGCCGCACTGGACGCCGGTATCGACGGGATTACCTTGGGCGCCGGCCTGCACCTGGGGTCGCTTGCGCTCATCGAAGATCACCCCCGGTTCCGTGACGCGCAGTTGGGGATAATCGTGTCGTCATTGCGGGCGCTTTTGTTATTTTTGCGCAAGAATGCCCGCTTGGGGAGACTCCCCGACTATATCGTGGTCGAGGGGCCGCTCGCCGGAGGCCACCTTGGTTTCGGAATGGATTGGGCGCAGTACGATCTCAAGACGATCGTCGCAGAAATCCTGCAATATCTTGCGCAACAAGGGCTCGATATTCCCGTGATCCCCGCCGGGGGAATATTCACGGGCAGCGATGCGACGGAATTCCTGGAGTCCGGCGCCAGCGCCGTGCAGGTAGCAACGCGCTTTACGGTGACAAACGAGTGCGGTCTGCCGGAAAAAATAAAGCAGGAGTATCTTCATGCGCGTGAGGACGACATCGAGGTCAATCTCGTCTCGCCCACCGGCTACCCCATGCGCATGCTAAAGAGCAGCCCTGGCATAGGGGCGGCGATACGACCGAACTGCGAGGCCTATGGCTACCTGCTCGACAGCTCGGGCCACTGCGCCTACATAGATGCCTATGAGCGTGAACGCGAGGCCCGGGGTATTGATACGGTTTTCTCGGTAAAAGACAAAACTTGTCTCTGTACCCACATGCGCAACTTTGCCATATGGACCTGCGGCCATTACACCTACCGCCTCAAAGACACGACCCATCTTCTGGCCGACGGGAGTTACGCATTGCTTTCCGCAGAGCATGTTTTTCACGATTACCAGTACAGTAAGGAGCATGAGATCCGCCTGCCAGAGTCCTCTAGCCCCCTGGAAGTGGGTCCTGTAAGACGCATGCGCTAG
- a CDS encoding UvrD-helicase domain-containing protein, whose amino-acid sequence MDQPLQILMYTGFDPGGLERAYAKVAEALAQGDFHSAQVKKLRHATYGKLYRARLNDSDRLLFSLVKHGEQTALLMLEVIRQHDYASSRFLRGAEVSPEKIQDADPAEARREATPLRYWPKTRTSIHVLDKPLSFDDTQAALFAAPAPLILVGGAGSGKTALLLEKLKTIPGDVLYITHSAYLAEHARELYYAHDFVREGQEAAFLSYRDYLETWRIPEGREASWRDFSAWFARIRQNSKGIDAHQIFEEIRGVITARAEGVLDFEAYKALGIRQSIFAADQREAAYDVFVRYQSWLKDHRFFDLNLLAHAWKPLVQPRYDFVVIDEVQDLTAIQLSLVLAALRKPEAFVLGGDANQIVHPNFFSWAQIKSLFWADSRLSAGRELQVLTHNFRNGRTVTQVANRLLEIKQQRFGSIDRESNFLVEAVGDLAGAVQVLDDARPGLSALNQQISKSTQYAVLVLREEDKAAARAIFTTPLLFSVQEAKGLEYPHIVLYRFLSDHRATFAALCEGVRKDDLGGKALTFRRTKDKGDRSLDAYKFFVNALYVAITRAVDSVYLVESDHNHPLLNLLDVQGRAAAPIVVPASSRDDWQKEARKLELQGKLEQAEAIRASILQTKAPPWPVANASHVEALIQKVFVERAVGNKGSQQLFEYAAFYDAPELAERLAQERQFSLARHFVAQRPRIVKARLASYSRHHFNEIWNDCDRYGLEHRTPMNQTPLMAAARAGNVALVEALLEKGARRDSCDHLGRNAAHIALREAFTDPEFAQAGFPALWSLLAPLGIDLRINDRLVRLEKHQAEYFLFQTLWALIPNAPVDYGLVLGFRRGLLERVWARLPDIVVPPNRKQGSYISGLLARNEVNRDYAYNRRLLVRAQQGVYLLQSHLYLRDPDREGEWRHWTQAHNLEFLQAHLPAYRSTFKAVLDLAPHTEMPSPPDANPAPKASDDGPR is encoded by the coding sequence ATGGACCAACCCTTACAGATCCTCATGTACACGGGTTTTGATCCTGGCGGGCTCGAACGCGCCTACGCCAAGGTCGCCGAGGCCTTGGCGCAAGGGGATTTTCACTCCGCCCAGGTCAAGAAGCTTCGCCATGCCACCTACGGCAAGCTCTACCGGGCGCGACTCAATGATTCCGACCGCCTGCTTTTTTCGCTGGTAAAGCACGGCGAACAGACCGCTCTTCTCATGCTCGAGGTCATACGCCAGCACGACTACGCCTCATCGCGCTTCCTGCGGGGCGCGGAGGTGTCTCCGGAAAAGATCCAGGATGCGGACCCCGCCGAGGCGCGACGCGAGGCCACTCCCCTGCGTTATTGGCCGAAGACCCGCACAAGTATCCATGTCCTGGACAAACCCCTTTCCTTCGATGATACCCAAGCGGCGCTTTTTGCGGCCCCGGCCCCCCTTATACTGGTCGGCGGCGCCGGCAGCGGCAAGACTGCCCTGCTTTTGGAAAAGCTGAAGACCATTCCCGGCGATGTGCTCTACATTACTCACTCCGCCTATCTCGCCGAGCATGCGCGTGAACTTTACTACGCGCACGATTTCGTGCGCGAGGGACAGGAGGCGGCCTTTCTCTCCTACCGAGACTATCTTGAGACTTGGCGCATTCCCGAGGGACGCGAGGCAAGCTGGCGCGACTTTAGCGCGTGGTTTGCGCGTATTCGCCAAAACTCCAAGGGGATAGATGCCCATCAGATCTTTGAAGAGATCCGCGGGGTCATCACAGCGCGCGCCGAAGGGGTGCTTGATTTCGAGGCCTACAAGGCGCTCGGTATCCGCCAGTCCATCTTTGCCGCAGATCAGCGCGAGGCCGCGTACGATGTGTTTGTACGCTATCAGTCGTGGCTCAAGGATCATCGGTTCTTCGATCTCAATTTGCTGGCCCACGCCTGGAAACCTCTGGTACAGCCGCGCTATGACTTTGTCGTCATAGACGAGGTCCAGGATCTGACCGCCATTCAGCTGTCGTTGGTCCTGGCGGCGCTACGCAAGCCCGAGGCTTTCGTGCTCGGGGGCGACGCCAACCAGATCGTGCATCCCAATTTCTTTTCCTGGGCCCAGATAAAAAGCCTGTTCTGGGCGGATTCACGACTGAGCGCGGGCCGCGAATTGCAGGTGCTCACGCATAATTTTCGGAATGGTCGCACGGTCACGCAGGTCGCCAATCGGCTCCTCGAAATCAAGCAGCAACGCTTCGGATCCATTGACCGCGAGAGCAACTTTTTGGTGGAGGCAGTAGGGGATCTGGCGGGAGCGGTGCAGGTCCTGGATGACGCAAGGCCTGGACTTTCGGCGCTTAACCAACAAATATCGAAGTCGACGCAGTACGCGGTACTGGTTTTGCGCGAGGAAGACAAGGCGGCGGCGCGGGCGATCTTTACGACCCCCCTATTGTTCTCGGTCCAGGAGGCCAAGGGCCTGGAGTATCCCCATATCGTACTTTATCGTTTTCTTTCCGATCATCGCGCGACCTTTGCGGCCTTATGCGAAGGGGTCCGCAAGGATGACCTGGGGGGCAAGGCGTTGACGTTTCGGCGCACCAAGGACAAGGGGGACCGATCGCTTGATGCCTACAAGTTTTTCGTAAACGCCCTTTATGTGGCCATCACCCGCGCCGTGGATAGTGTCTATTTGGTGGAATCCGACCACAACCATCCCCTGCTGAATCTGCTGGATGTGCAGGGCCGTGCCGCCGCCCCCATCGTGGTGCCGGCGTCGTCGCGCGATGACTGGCAGAAAGAGGCTCGCAAGCTCGAGTTGCAAGGGAAACTGGAACAGGCCGAGGCTATTCGCGCAAGCATCCTTCAGACAAAGGCGCCACCCTGGCCAGTCGCCAACGCGAGCCATGTCGAGGCGCTGATCCAAAAGGTCTTTGTCGAGCGCGCGGTGGGCAACAAAGGGAGCCAGCAGCTCTTTGAGTACGCCGCGTTCTACGATGCCCCGGAGCTCGCTGAGCGCCTGGCCCAGGAGCGACAGTTCTCTTTAGCCCGTCACTTTGTCGCGCAAAGGCCCCGGATCGTAAAGGCTCGGCTCGCCAGTTATAGCCGGCATCACTTCAATGAAATATGGAATGATTGCGACCGCTACGGTCTGGAACACCGCACTCCCATGAACCAGACACCCCTTATGGCGGCGGCGCGAGCCGGAAATGTGGCGCTTGTGGAGGCGCTGTTGGAAAAAGGGGCGCGCCGGGACAGTTGCGATCATTTGGGCCGCAACGCCGCGCACATCGCGTTACGCGAGGCGTTTACCGATCCGGAATTTGCGCAGGCCGGGTTCCCGGCCCTGTGGAGCCTTCTTGCGCCCCTTGGCATCGATTTGCGCATCAATGACCGCCTGGTTCGTCTCGAGAAGCACCAGGCCGAGTATTTTCTTTTCCAGACACTCTGGGCCCTCATCCCCAACGCACCAGTCGACTATGGTCTGGTTCTCGGATTCCGGCGCGGACTTTTGGAGCGCGTCTGGGCCAGATTGCCCGACATCGTCGTCCCGCCCAATCGCAAGCAAGGCTCCTATATATCCGGGCTTCTTGCCCGAAACGAGGTCAATCGGGATTACGCCTATAACCGCCGGCTTCTTGTGCGCGCACAGCAGGGGGTCTACTTGCTGCAATCCCATCTCTATCTGCGCGACCCTGACCGGGAAGGTGAGTGGCGGCATTGGACGCAGGCCCATAATCTCGAGTTCCTGCAAGCGCATCTGCCGGCGTATCGGTCCACCTTCAAGGCGGTCCTGGACCTCGCCCCGCATACCGAGATGCCATCGCCCCCGGATGCGAATCCCGCGCCAAAGGCGAGCGATGATGGCCCTCGATAG
- the dinB gene encoding DNA polymerase IV, which produces MNAPPRRVAHLDMDAFYASVELLRQPQLRGLPVVVGGRRGSGAAPMALRAYEGRGVVTTSTYEARALGVHSGMSLMRAARQAPDALLLAPNFEAYRHYSALFKSAVVEIAPLMENRGIDEVYIDLTDLDSDSRSLGRRLKEAVHEATGLSCSLGIAANKLLAKIASDLDKPDGLTLLGPEDIVRRVWPLSVATINGIGPKAAARLHGLGIRTIGELAAADEALLDRTFGARLALWLRESANGVDDRPVVTESATKSVSRETTFERDLDARADRPRLSAVLVELCERLAGDLSRKNLAARTIGIKLRYADFHTVTRDLTVPRPVSGAHDILAGARECLRRVALDRRLRLLGVRAGSLSGPSGAAMPGQQAELPFGEQDPRINSV; this is translated from the coding sequence ATGAATGCGCCTCCCCGCCGTGTCGCACACCTCGACATGGATGCGTTCTACGCGTCGGTCGAGTTGTTGCGTCAGCCGCAACTGCGCGGCCTGCCGGTGGTCGTCGGCGGCCGGCGAGGCAGCGGGGCGGCGCCGATGGCGCTACGCGCCTATGAGGGTCGCGGGGTGGTGACAACGTCGACCTACGAGGCCCGCGCACTGGGGGTGCATTCGGGGATGAGCCTCATGCGGGCCGCGCGCCAGGCCCCGGACGCACTGCTGCTGGCACCGAACTTCGAGGCCTATCGTCATTACTCAGCGCTTTTCAAGAGCGCCGTCGTTGAGATCGCGCCGCTCATGGAAAACCGCGGGATCGATGAGGTCTATATCGACCTGACGGACCTCGATTCCGACTCGCGTTCCCTGGGGCGACGCTTGAAGGAAGCGGTCCATGAGGCCACCGGGCTTTCGTGCTCGCTCGGGATTGCCGCCAATAAGCTGCTCGCCAAGATCGCCTCCGACTTAGACAAGCCCGACGGCCTGACCCTGCTCGGCCCCGAGGACATCGTGCGTCGGGTGTGGCCCCTGTCTGTCGCAACGATCAACGGGATCGGCCCCAAGGCCGCGGCCAGGCTCCATGGCCTTGGCATCCGTACGATTGGGGAACTGGCGGCGGCCGACGAGGCCCTCCTCGATCGCACCTTCGGTGCGCGCCTCGCGCTGTGGCTACGTGAGTCGGCGAATGGCGTGGATGACCGCCCGGTGGTGACCGAGAGCGCCACCAAATCCGTGAGTCGCGAGACGACCTTCGAGCGCGACCTCGATGCGCGCGCCGACAGGCCCCGGCTGTCGGCAGTCCTCGTCGAATTGTGCGAACGACTGGCGGGTGACCTCTCCAGAAAAAATCTGGCGGCGCGCACCATCGGCATCAAGCTGCGCTACGCCGACTTCCACACCGTAACGCGCGACCTGACGGTGCCACGCCCGGTTAGCGGGGCGCACGATATCCTGGCCGGGGCCCGTGAGTGCCTGCGCCGGGTCGCGCTCGACCGCCGCTTGCGGTTGCTTGGGGTGCGTGCGGGCTCGCTTTCGGGACCGTCCGGGGCGGCCATGCCCGGTCAGCAAGCGGAGCTGCCGTTCGGGGAGCAAGACCCTCGTATCAATAGCGTGTGA
- a CDS encoding PhnD/SsuA/transferrin family substrate-binding protein — protein sequence MEHRRSRIMLCALTSVAGVLAPWSGTQAAVAPTKPYVLVAAPRETAARGQRDYGPVAAFLTKVLHHPVVYRHPNGWLTYELWIWKDRADIYFDGPQFIAWRLHYLHQTLGPRVPQTQDWRLYTWKGSSVKTVAGAATGATLCAPPVPNFGTLWVTSLFPNPARQPYIRNMHGWKRIFKAVTDHQCTLGIGPRLTLHYLDPSHNKVTILRRSRHYPNQGFTISRKIPGPVRREIVRALLSPSGEKAMMRLRKRFSHGRRLVAGQARQYRNVDVGLNAQWGTVYATGIDRYLRQDAKREGFAVAQQAAP from the coding sequence ATGGAACATAGACGGTCGCGAATAATGCTGTGTGCGCTCACATCGGTGGCGGGGGTGCTGGCGCCCTGGTCTGGCACGCAGGCCGCGGTCGCGCCCACGAAGCCCTATGTCCTGGTGGCGGCCCCCCGCGAGACCGCGGCCCGCGGCCAACGCGACTATGGCCCGGTGGCAGCCTTCCTCACCAAGGTGCTTCACCATCCCGTGGTCTATCGACACCCCAACGGCTGGCTTACCTACGAACTCTGGATATGGAAGGATCGCGCGGACATCTACTTCGATGGCCCACAGTTCATCGCCTGGCGGCTCCACTACCTCCATCAGACCCTGGGGCCACGCGTCCCGCAAACCCAGGACTGGCGCCTCTATACCTGGAAGGGGTCGTCCGTGAAGACGGTGGCGGGGGCGGCCACGGGCGCAACACTGTGTGCCCCGCCCGTCCCGAACTTCGGGACGCTATGGGTGACAAGCCTGTTTCCCAACCCTGCGCGCCAGCCCTACATCCGCAACATGCATGGATGGAAGAGGATCTTTAAGGCGGTGACGGATCATCAGTGCACGCTTGGTATCGGCCCGCGGCTCACGCTCCACTACCTGGACCCCAGCCATAATAAAGTGACGATCCTGAGGCGGAGCCGCCACTACCCCAACCAAGGCTTCACCATAAGCCGAAAGATCCCCGGACCCGTGCGCCGCGAGATCGTCCGCGCGCTCTTGAGTCCGTCTGGGGAAAAGGCCATGATGCGGTTGCGCAAACGTTTCTCGCATGGTCGCCGCCTGGTCGCCGGGCAAGCCCGCCAATACAGAAATGTCGATGTGGGTCTTAATGCGCAATGGGGTACGGTTTACGCCACCGGCATCGATCGATATCTCAGACAAGACGCCAAACGCGAAGGGTTCGCGGTCGCTCAACAGGCCGCGCCCTGA
- a CDS encoding substrate-binding domain-containing protein, translating into MTNKKWMSLLGAAMLATTTAGAYAKGIPQIPGAPAIHGHPVVDAPKVLMWPRNAKPAAADLTDPDADLLFDLHGSIERGACRKVDLVVSTEGNYHMALNTLWRTVLLPRYGKTIRSWYYTTSPPIAFPQLMHHDDLSFGNFYLHCRPEVAIAAPRLIRKLEAHGFTEGKPIALMKSRGNVLLVKYGNPLHIHSVWDLARPNVHLITPNPYNEPGAFLNYAGTIYQIAKHDPHPPKGWTANRLFNAIFNSHIKDKWLIGARIHHRDEPWSVAYGKANVAVIMYQLGKYTKAVFPHLFTIVPLGGTVSHPRPLPGNQIDTTYLIRVKGHFTARQRRARHDFIKTLESPAFTRILEHDGLRRP; encoded by the coding sequence ATGACAAATAAAAAATGGATGTCTCTCCTGGGAGCGGCAATGTTGGCCACCACCACGGCCGGCGCATATGCGAAAGGCATACCGCAAATTCCCGGGGCACCCGCGATCCATGGGCACCCCGTGGTCGACGCCCCGAAGGTGCTCATGTGGCCACGCAACGCCAAGCCGGCGGCGGCCGATCTGACGGATCCGGATGCCGACCTCCTCTTCGATCTGCATGGGAGCATCGAGCGGGGCGCGTGCCGCAAGGTCGATCTCGTCGTGTCCACCGAGGGGAATTACCACATGGCCCTCAACACGCTGTGGCGCACGGTTCTTCTGCCGCGCTACGGAAAGACCATCCGCAGCTGGTACTACACCACCAGCCCGCCGATCGCCTTTCCCCAGCTTATGCATCATGACGACCTGAGCTTTGGCAACTTCTACCTGCATTGCCGCCCGGAGGTCGCGATCGCGGCGCCGCGTCTCATCCGTAAGCTTGAGGCCCATGGCTTCACGGAAGGTAAGCCGATCGCGCTCATGAAGAGTCGCGGCAACGTCCTGCTCGTCAAATACGGCAATCCCCTGCATATTCACAGCGTCTGGGATCTGGCGCGTCCGAACGTGCATCTCATTACACCAAATCCCTATAATGAGCCGGGCGCATTCCTGAACTACGCCGGGACGATCTATCAGATCGCCAAGCACGATCCGCACCCGCCGAAGGGTTGGACGGCCAATCGCCTGTTCAACGCCATCTTCAACAGCCATATCAAGGACAAGTGGCTGATCGGGGCACGCATACACCATCGCGACGAGCCGTGGTCTGTGGCCTATGGCAAGGCCAACGTAGCGGTGATCATGTATCAGCTCGGCAAATACACGAAGGCGGTGTTCCCGCACCTCTTTACCATCGTCCCGCTGGGCGGCACGGTCTCGCATCCGCGCCCGCTGCCAGGCAACCAGATCGACACCACCTACCTCATAAGGGTGAAGGGGCATTTCACGGCCCGCCAACGCAGGGCTCGGCATGACTTCATAAAGACCCTGGAGTCGCCGGCCTTCACACGCATCCTCGAGCACGACGGTCTGCGTCGCCCGTAA
- a CDS encoding phosphoketolase, which produces MTTKSASSPNAGAPDFCAGMHSFGEPWPDFDTHGSHPAIADKARAISDTRSPDAAYQTLLMADALRYVTLQMCASKASGHPGGFASSAEAYAALVMLGHTHIVTEVGHHAPGFYSAMFLDGSLEGLGIHTMTDLMARFREQHGLLGHLSGAIPGILAPAGPLGQGQHFAMAGALLHPGVLFPLTIGDGGLGEPYVLSAIKHFHTSYPGTTNFLPTLIWNGFSQEHHSMVSRLSNEGMRRYFEAHGFERVVLVDAKDFDDAGQAGDYVDSTRFSFARRLAFVQAVLEAADVAARSALDGTLTAFILKQLKGAGVHAHGAKSHNLYPGDTLDKPQIEAALAARALSPAAWALVRENFARAGGGPAAKTMVTETTLELADLGAFPLHEYAATEKAVPSTAVGALVAWLGGKDRRFVVTNADGNEASGLKNINDALKIRHPTADPLYNQEPSGQVYEPLSEDACAGLAAGLALFGGRSLWLSYESFAINGWPIFQTVTQAMAELRRRTPSVVGLFTAGALEQGRNGWTHQRPEIENYIAAQMRNGNVYLLFPPDANAAQAAYEYAATSWNKGMVIIASKSPLPIHMTMEAARRAVREGAAILYEGADGRRGRVVLAVAGDMVLLSVFAAKERLEAEGFGVRIVALVNPRQLYQARDVAAETVAEPDLSFMGDQEFGRLFDGDRIVAISGGPSGPLEPVLVRAKAPLRATLAWRRGDTTASPSELLNLNGLDADTIVARVLAMDE; this is translated from the coding sequence ATGACCACAAAGAGCGCTTCCTCGCCCAACGCCGGTGCCCCGGATTTCTGCGCCGGCATGCATTCCTTCGGCGAGCCGTGGCCCGACTTCGACACCCATGGCTCACACCCGGCGATTGCCGACAAGGCCCGGGCGATAAGCGATACACGCTCCCCGGATGCCGCCTACCAGACCCTGCTGATGGCCGACGCGCTGCGCTATGTGACCCTTCAGATGTGCGCCTCCAAGGCCTCCGGCCACCCCGGGGGGTTTGCCTCGAGCGCCGAGGCCTACGCCGCCCTGGTCATGCTCGGCCACACGCACATCGTGACCGAGGTCGGCCATCATGCCCCCGGCTTCTACAGCGCCATGTTCCTGGACGGATCTCTGGAGGGGCTCGGCATCCATACCATGACCGACCTCATGGCGCGTTTTAGGGAACAGCACGGTCTGCTCGGACACTTGTCCGGGGCGATACCCGGGATACTGGCGCCGGCCGGGCCTCTGGGTCAGGGCCAGCACTTCGCCATGGCCGGCGCCCTGCTGCACCCAGGCGTCCTGTTCCCGCTGACCATAGGTGATGGGGGGCTCGGCGAGCCCTATGTGCTGAGCGCCATCAAGCACTTCCATACGAGCTACCCGGGCACCACGAATTTCTTGCCGACACTCATCTGGAACGGCTTTAGCCAGGAACACCACTCCATGGTGTCGCGCCTGTCCAACGAGGGTATGCGTCGCTATTTCGAGGCCCACGGCTTCGAGCGCGTGGTGCTCGTGGATGCCAAGGACTTCGACGACGCGGGCCAGGCCGGGGATTATGTGGATTCGACGCGCTTCTCGTTCGCGCGCCGCCTGGCATTCGTCCAGGCCGTACTCGAGGCCGCCGACGTGGCCGCGCGTAGCGCGCTCGACGGCACGCTCACGGCGTTCATCCTAAAGCAATTGAAGGGCGCGGGCGTGCATGCGCACGGGGCGAAGTCCCATAACCTCTATCCGGGCGACACACTCGACAAGCCGCAGATCGAAGCGGCACTTGCCGCGCGCGCCCTGAGCCCTGCGGCCTGGGCGTTGGTGCGCGAGAATTTCGCGCGCGCCGGTGGCGGGCCCGCAGCCAAGACCATGGTGACCGAGACGACCCTGGAGCTCGCCGACCTCGGGGCCTTCCCGCTCCACGAATACGCTGCGACTGAGAAGGCCGTGCCGTCCACCGCGGTCGGTGCCCTGGTGGCCTGGCTTGGCGGCAAGGACCGCCGGTTCGTCGTGACTAACGCCGACGGCAACGAGGCCTCCGGACTCAAGAACATCAATGATGCCCTGAAGATCCGCCACCCGACCGCCGACCCCCTCTATAACCAGGAGCCCAGCGGGCAGGTCTACGAGCCCTTGAGCGAGGACGCATGCGCCGGGCTTGCGGCCGGGCTCGCGCTCTTCGGAGGCCGCAGCCTATGGCTGTCATACGAATCCTTTGCCATAAACGGCTGGCCGATCTTTCAGACCGTGACCCAAGCGATGGCCGAACTGCGCCGGCGCACCCCGTCGGTCGTCGGCCTGTTCACCGCCGGGGCCCTCGAGCAGGGACGCAACGGCTGGACCCATCAACGCCCGGAGATCGAGAACTACATCGCCGCGCAGATGCGCAACGGCAACGTCTATCTGTTGTTTCCGCCGGACGCCAATGCCGCGCAGGCCGCGTATGAATACGCCGCTACGAGCTGGAACAAGGGCATGGTGATCATCGCCTCGAAAAGCCCGTTGCCGATCCATATGACGATGGAGGCTGCACGCCGGGCGGTACGCGAGGGCGCGGCGATCCTTTACGAGGGCGCCGATGGCCGGCGCGGCCGGGTGGTGTTGGCGGTGGCCGGCGACATGGTGCTGTTGTCGGTGTTTGCCGCCAAGGAGCGTCTGGAGGCCGAGGGTTTCGGGGTACGCATCGTGGCGCTCGTGAACCCCCGGCAACTCTACCAGGCCCGTGATGTCGCCGCCGAGACCGTGGCCGAGCCCGATCTGTCGTTCATGGGCGACCAGGAGTTCGGGCGCCTGTTTGACGGCGACCGGATCGTGGCGATAAGCGGCGGACCCTCGGGGCCGCTGGAGCCGGTATTGGTGCGGGCAAAGGCCCCGTTGCGCGCGACCCTGGCCTGGAGACGTGGCGACACGACCGCCAGCCCAAGCGAGCTCCTGAACCTGAATGGCCTCGATGCCGACACCATCGTCGCCCGGGTTCTGGCGATGGATGAGTAG
- a CDS encoding four-carbon acid sugar kinase family protein produces the protein MSSVSARGAGHKVIVLDDDPTGSQTVHSCLLLTRWDTAALKAALCAPGPLFFILTNTRGMGAGEAAWIVRTVCRNLRAALAELSSEGVVIRPIFVSRSDSTLRGHYPVETDVMAEELGPFDAHFLIPAFFEGGRVTRAGRHYLVIDGTPVPVHETEFARDTVFGYRNSDLREYVAEKTAGRIAATDVQLFSLSDVRAGCGARLQTLANNSCCVVDAVQQSDLDRFARDIYDAVDAGRRFLFRSAASLLTSLANLPAQPVLPEAMSGYAQGPVGVVLVGSHVRKTTEQLAILLREPTVAAIEIDVDRAQEADGTALRDHVLAGIAAAHAAGQTAVLFTSRSERQFADSDQRLRFGAAVSAFLMRIVQALPKTTGFLISKGGITSNDVLSTGLMLGTCEVVGQILPGCSVVCCPKTHARHPGMPVVIFPGNVGDAQALRTVYRRMVGQA, from the coding sequence ATGAGTAGCGTGAGCGCACGCGGCGCAGGGCACAAGGTCATCGTTCTGGACGACGATCCGACCGGATCGCAGACCGTACACTCCTGTCTACTGCTGACGCGCTGGGACACGGCCGCCCTGAAGGCCGCGCTATGCGCCCCGGGGCCGCTTTTCTTCATCCTCACCAACACCCGCGGCATGGGCGCCGGGGAGGCCGCCTGGATCGTGCGCACGGTATGCCGGAATCTGCGCGCCGCGCTCGCCGAGCTGTCTTCGGAGGGGGTGGTGATACGGCCGATCTTTGTCAGCCGCTCGGACTCGACCCTGCGCGGCCATTATCCGGTCGAGACCGATGTCATGGCCGAAGAGCTGGGTCCCTTCGATGCGCACTTTCTGATCCCGGCATTCTTCGAGGGCGGGCGGGTGACGCGGGCCGGCCGGCACTATCTTGTCATCGATGGCACCCCGGTGCCGGTCCATGAGACCGAATTCGCACGCGACACGGTTTTCGGCTACCGCAATAGCGACCTGCGCGAATATGTGGCGGAGAAGACGGCGGGTCGGATCGCCGCGACCGATGTGCAGCTGTTTTCGCTGTCGGACGTACGCGCAGGTTGCGGCGCACGCCTCCAGACACTGGCCAACAACAGCTGTTGCGTGGTGGATGCCGTACAGCAAAGCGACCTCGACCGCTTCGCCCGCGACATCTACGACGCGGTCGATGCCGGACGGCGCTTTCTATTCCGCAGCGCGGCAAGCCTTCTGACGTCACTTGCGAATCTCCCGGCGCAGCCAGTACTGCCGGAGGCGATGTCCGGTTACGCCCAGGGCCCCGTGGGGGTCGTGCTGGTAGGCTCCCATGTGCGCAAGACCACCGAGCAACTCGCCATACTTTTGCGCGAACCGACGGTCGCGGCAATCGAGATCGACGTCGACCGGGCACAGGAGGCGGATGGCACGGCCTTGCGCGATCACGTCCTCGCCGGGATCGCCGCCGCGCACGCCGCGGGTCAGACCGCCGTCCTGTTCACCAGCCGCTCGGAGCGTCAATTCGCCGATAGCGACCAGCGCCTGCGCTTCGGGGCCGCGGTCTCGGCGTTTCTGATGCGTATTGTCCAGGCCTTGCCCAAGACCACGGGATTTCTGATCAGCAAGGGTGGCATCACGTCCAACGACGTCCTGAGCACAGGGCTTATGCTGGGGACCTGTGAGGTCGTGGGCCAGATCCTGCCAGGGTGCTCGGTGGTGTGTTGCCCGAAAACGCATGCGCGCCACCCGGGCATGCCGGTCGTGATCTTTCCCGGCAATGTCGGAGACGCCCAAGCCCTGAGGACCGTCTATCGGCGCATGGTGGGCCAGGCCTGA